In Triticum urartu cultivar G1812 chromosome 6, Tu2.1, whole genome shotgun sequence, the following proteins share a genomic window:
- the LOC125514010 gene encoding protein NONRESPONDING TO OXYLIPINS 2, mitochondrial isoform X1: MASTCFRAAARAATAACRSAASRSMPSVGRSAARRAPLISRVPLELGCCAGMSLLPLHSAVAAARLTSRLSTASRSSSALSQGILCRTYPGL, encoded by the exons ATGGCCTCGACCTGcttccgcgccgccgcccgcgccgccaccgcgGCATGCCGCTCGGCGGCCTCCCGCTCCATGCCCTCCGTCGgccgctccgccgcccgccgcgcccCGCTAATCTCCAG GGTGCCGCTGGAGCTGGGGTGCTGCGCGGGAATGTCGCTGCTGCCGCTGCACAGCGCGGTGGCCGCGGCGAGGCTGACTTCGCGGCTGAGCACGGCGTCCCGGAGCTCCTCCGCTCTCTCTCAGGGTATCCTCTGTCGCACCTATCCCGGACTTTAA
- the LOC125512266 gene encoding uncharacterized protein LOC125512266, giving the protein MAAVPDGVSSCGSINMRRMDHLLPLPLPCAGESTAASRVSPGSSPARSDASEGAAAFYADPDPEDQPEASAGRSTQMLLAMAAMGGRGGPYGRRPASSYGSCAAWSAGSLTAHRPASPSPICSPVSSKGGDGCRDGGERRDDGDTSSFVTSQQEQEQGRLPTREDFVKCSATPRNIRLQTPRHPFCLNYAANGSSRGPPKFVHKATPARLMRRARSSHNYHGKRMGAIDAVNEWRLPKVSEEADEAVDQKDWQDDAMSSRVSSARDWNFESDSAYEGSNHDGRAFDHTEVEDCAAAVQRMERRLRCPARKHEENAVHAKLVAWKDAQIAKLIEKLNQKEAQIDKWQKNKIAQARHKLTKTEKKLEKQRAEAVVKMQKAIEDAERRADKKRVKKQAATNSRIDGVKRALEEMSRTGRLPWTLAFL; this is encoded by the exons ATGGCCGCCGTCCCCGACGGCGTCTCCTCCTGCGGCAGCATCAACATGCGCCGCATGGACCACCTCCTCCCGCTCCCGCTCCCCTGCGCCGGCGAGTCGACGGCCGCCTCCCGCGTCTCGCCGGGCTCCTCCCCCGCCCGCTCCGACGCCTCCGAGGGCGCCGCCGCCTTCTATGCCGACCCCGACCCGGAGGACCAGCCCGAGGCGTCCGCGGGGAGGAGCACGCAGATGCTGCTCGCCATGGCCGCCATGGGCGGGCGCGGCGGCCCCTACGGCCGCCGCCCGGCGTCCTCCTACGGCAGCTGCGCCGCCTGGAGCGCCGGCTCCCTCACCGCGCACCGCCCGGCCTCCCCGTCGCCCATATGCAGCCCCGTCAGCAGCAaaggcggcgacggctgccgggatGGCGGAGAGCGGCGCGACGATGGCGACACGTCCTCCTTCGTCACGTCACAGCAG GAACAAGAGCAAGGGAGGTTACCAACGAGAGAAGATTTCGTCAAGTGTTCTGCTACGCCACGAAACATCCGACTACAGACTCCCAGGCACCCTT TTTGCTTGAACTATGCAGCTAACGGATCCAGTCGAGGGCCTCCAAAATTCGTCCACAAGGCCACGCCAGCTAGATTGATGCGCCGAGCTCGCTCCTCACATAATTACCATGGGAAGCGCATGGGAGCAATTGATGCTGTCAATGAATGGAGATTGCCTAAAGTAAGTGAAGAGGCAGATGAGGCAGTGGATCAGAAGGACTGGCAGGATGATGCTATGTCATCTCGTGTATCCTCAG CTCGTGATTGGAACTTCGAGTCGGATAGTGCCTATGAGGGAAGCAATCATGATGGTCGTGCTTTTGACCATACAGAGGTCGAGGATTGTGCAGCTGCAGTGCAAAGGATGGAGAGACGGCTGCGGTGCCCTGCAAGGAAACATGAGGAAAATGCTGTCCACGCCAAGTTGGTTGCCTGGAAGGATGCACAGATTGCAAAGCTCATAGAAAA GTTGAATCAGAAAGAAGCCCAGATCGATAAATGGCAGAAGAATAAGATTGCACAGGCCAGGCATAAACTGACAAAAACTGAG AAGAAGTTGGAGAAGCAGAGAGCTGAAGCCGTAGTGAAGATGCAAAAGGCGATAGAAGATGCAGAGAGGAGAGCTGATAAGAAGAGAGTCAAGAAGCAGGCAGCCACCAACAGCCGGATAGATGGTGTCAAGAGAGCCCTGGAGGAGATGTCTAGGACAGGAAGGCTGCCCTGGACACTTGCTTTTCTGTGA
- the LOC125514009 gene encoding F-box protein At5g51370-like: MPEPDRNSLSAGRGLHRDGPKGWPDLWLLPGKPPHSPAAAMAPPTPPPDRAPDQTLAFSDELLLRVLAYLPEPHLTASASLVCKRWTRLSGRLRRRLAVRDWAFVTHRLPYRFPDLAVLDLFPASIAAPAAPSRASPVLTCGAVSLTLDPAADPPLGACRFLADDVLDRGLAVVAARFPNLRRLSATAASESAGLMDIAGGCATLQELELHRCTDLALRPVSAFAHLQILRIVAASSPLYGTSEDGGVTDIGLTILAHGCKRLVKLELVGCEGSYDGIAAVGRCCAMLEELTIAEHRMDGGWLAALAFCGNLKTLRLQGCARIDDDPGPAEHLGACLTLESLQLHRCQLRDRHALHALFLVCEGARELLVQNCWGLEDDMFALAGLCRRVKLLSLEGCSLLTTRGVESVVTSWNDLQSLQVVACNKIKDEEMTGALSELFSNLKELKWRPDNKSLLAASLVGTGMGKKGRVFFKRILPGHQRVKGKVLNYPAGVAA; this comes from the exons ATGCCTGAGCCCGACCGCAACTCCCTCAGCGCCGGCCGCGGGCTCCACCGCGACGGGCCCAAGGGCTGGCCCGACCTCTGGCTGCTCCCGGGGAAGCCGCCGCACTCGCCCGCCGCGGCCATGGccccgccgaccccgccgccggaCCGCGCACCCGACCAAACCCTAGCCTTCTCCGACGAGCTCCTCCTCCGCGTCCTCGCTTACCTCCCGGAGCCCCACCTCACGGCCTCCGCCTCGCTCGTCTGCAAGAGGTGGACGCGCCTCTCCggccgcctgcgccgccgcctcgcggTGCGGGACTGGGCCTTCGTCACGCACCGCCTCCCCTACCGCTTCCCCGACCTGGCGGTCCTCGACCTGTTCCCGGCCTCCATAGCCGCCCCGGCCGCGCCGTCTCGGGCCTCCCCCGTCCTCACCTGCGGCGCGGTCTCGCTAACCCTAGACCCCGCCGCGGACCCGCCGCTCGGCGCTTGCCGGTTCCTCGCCGACGATGTGCTCGACAGGGGCCTCGCCGTCGTTGCCGCCAGGTTCCCTAACCTCCGGCGCTTATCGGCCACAGCAGCGTCCGAGTCCGCCGGCCTCATGGATATCGCCGGAGGCTGCGCCACGCTGCAAGAGCTTGAGCTCCACCGGTGTACTGACCTCGCGCTCCGCCCGGTCTCTGCCTTTGCGCACCTCCAGATCCTCCGCATTGTTGCCGCCTCCTCGCCGCTGTATGGCACGAGTGAAGATGGCGGGGTAACTGACATCGGCCTCACCATCCTCGCCCATGGCTGCAAACGGTTGGTTAAGCTGGAGCTTGTGGGTTGCGAGGGCAGTTATGATGGCATTGCAGCTGTCGGGCGCTGCTGTGCGATGCTGGAGGAGCTCACCATTGCTGAGCACAGGATGGACGGCGGGTGGCTTGCTGCTCTAGCTTTCTGTGGCAACCTCAAGACCCTGCGGCTTCAGGGGTGTGCCAGGATTGATGATGATCCTGGGCCTGCTGAACATCTTGGCGCCTGCCTCACGCTCGAGAGCCTGCAATTGCATCGGTGCCAGCTACGTGACCGCCACGCCCTCCATGCTCTCTTTTTGGTCTGTGAGGGTGCTCGCGAGTTGCTGGTCCAGAATTGTTGGGGCCTTGAAGACGACATGTTTGCGTTGGCTGGCCTATGCAG GAGAGTGAAATTGCTGTCCTTAGAAGGCTGCTCATTATTAACAACTCGAGGTGTCGAATCTGTAGTCACCTCATGGAATGATTTGCAGAGTCTACAAGTTGTCGCGTGCAACAAAATAAAGGACGAGGAAATGACTGGTGCACTCTCAGAGCTTTTCTCTAATCTCAAAGAGCTGAAGTGGAGGCCCGACAACAAATCTCTCCTGGCGGCAAGCCTAGTGGGCACTGGAATGGGAAAGAAGGGCAGAGTATTTTTCAAAAGG ATTTTACCGGGCCATCAACGAGTCAAGGGCAAGGTGCTCAACTATCCAGCGGGTGTTGCTGCTTAG
- the LOC125514010 gene encoding protein NUCLEAR FUSION DEFECTIVE 6, mitochondrial isoform X4 — MASTCFRAAARAATAACRSAASRSMPSVGRSAARRAPLISRVPLELGCCAGMSLLPLHSAVAAARLTSRLSTASRSSSALSQGT, encoded by the exons ATGGCCTCGACCTGcttccgcgccgccgcccgcgccgccaccgcgGCATGCCGCTCGGCGGCCTCCCGCTCCATGCCCTCCGTCGgccgctccgccgcccgccgcgcccCGCTAATCTCCAG GGTGCCGCTGGAGCTGGGGTGCTGCGCGGGAATGTCGCTGCTGCCGCTGCACAGCGCGGTGGCCGCGGCGAGGCTGACTTCGCGGCTGAGCACGGCGTCCCGGAGCTCCTCCGCTCTCTCTCAGG GCACATGA
- the LOC125514010 gene encoding protein NUCLEAR FUSION DEFECTIVE 6, mitochondrial isoform X2, whose translation MASTCFRAAARAATAACRSAASRSMPSVGRSAARRAPLISRVPLELGCCAGMSLLPLHSAVAAARLTSRLSTASRSSSALSQEMGLSAPR comes from the exons ATGGCCTCGACCTGcttccgcgccgccgcccgcgccgccaccgcgGCATGCCGCTCGGCGGCCTCCCGCTCCATGCCCTCCGTCGgccgctccgccgcccgccgcgcccCGCTAATCTCCAG GGTGCCGCTGGAGCTGGGGTGCTGCGCGGGAATGTCGCTGCTGCCGCTGCACAGCGCGGTGGCCGCGGCGAGGCTGACTTCGCGGCTGAGCACGGCGTCCCGGAGCTCCTCCGCTCTCTCTCAGG AGATGGGTCTCTCTGCTCCAAGGTGA
- the LOC125514010 gene encoding protein NUCLEAR FUSION DEFECTIVE 6, mitochondrial isoform X3: MASTCFRAAARAATAACRSAASRSMPSVGRSAARRAPLISRVPLELGCCAGMSLLPLHSAVAAARLTSRLSTASRSSSALSQDENDDT; encoded by the exons ATGGCCTCGACCTGcttccgcgccgccgcccgcgccgccaccgcgGCATGCCGCTCGGCGGCCTCCCGCTCCATGCCCTCCGTCGgccgctccgccgcccgccgcgcccCGCTAATCTCCAG GGTGCCGCTGGAGCTGGGGTGCTGCGCGGGAATGTCGCTGCTGCCGCTGCACAGCGCGGTGGCCGCGGCGAGGCTGACTTCGCGGCTGAGCACGGCGTCCCGGAGCTCCTCCGCTCTCTCTCAGG ATGAAAATGATGATACGTGA